The genomic segment CCACGAGAAGGGGGCCTTCACCGGGGCGGTCGACCGGCGCAAAGGGCTCTTCGAGCTGGCGGATTCGGGGACGATCTTTCTCGACGAGATAGGCGAGATGCCGTCTGCGACCCAGACGAATCTTCTGCGCGTGCTGGAGCAGCGGGAATTCCACCGGGTCGGGGGTGAAGAGACGGTCAACGTGGACGTGCGGATCGTCGCGGCGACGAACCGGGATCTGCCGGAGGTTGTGGTCAAGGGCGATTTCCGGCGAGACCTGTACTACCGGCTCAACGTACTCTCCATCCGGCTCCCTCCCCTGCGGGAGCGACGCGCCGACGTCCCGGAGCTAGTGGCGGCTTTCGTGGCCGAGTCGAGCGAGCGTCACGGACTCTCTCCGCCCGAGATCCCGCCCGAGACCATGGAGACGCTCATGGCGCACTCCTGGCCGGGGAACGTCCGCGAGCTTCGCAACCTGGTCGAGTCGATGGTCATTCTCGCCCCCCGATCCCCCGCGCGGCCGGTGTTGCCGGACGATCTGCCCTACGAAGTCAGGCGTGGCGGCACGCTGGGCGGGGGCGTGGCTCTCGTGCCTGCCGGTCCCCCCGGCGAACGACGGGACAGCGGGAGGTCCGGCCCCGAACTCGCAGTCATACTTCGCTCACTCATGGAGCTCCGCACCGACCTTGACGAGCTTAGAGGCGAATTCGAACTCTTCAAGAGCTCGGGATGGAAACCGTCCGCTCCGGTGGTGGGGCGCATCGCATCAGGTTCGGCCGTGCCGGAAGGCGAATTGGTGGAAGTCGTCGACCTCGACGAGACCGAGGCTCGGCCGGACTCCGGGACGCATTCCCCGAGCAAGACGCCGGGGAAGGGTTCGGTCGAAGAGGTTCCGGTCGAGGGTGTTTCGGTCGAGGACGAGCCCTCCTCCGCAGACTCCTCCCTATTCCGGCCCGGCATGACCATGACGGAACTGGAGCGCGAGGCCATCCGGGCCACCCTCGACGCCACCGGAGGGAATCGCAGGGAGGCCGCCAAGATCCTGGGCATCGGCGAGCGAACCCTATATCGGAAGATCTCGAAATACGAGCTTTCCTGATGGCTCCCAGACGGGCACCGGTCGAGGCGTCATCCGGTCGCTGCTTCTTCGGAAGGCCCCGGCCGACATTATATTTCCTCTTGCCGCGAGAGTGGCGGAATTGGTAGACGCGCGGGATTTAGGATCCCGTGGCCTTTGGCCGTGGGGGTTCGAGTCCCCCCTTTCGCACTTCGGTGCACACAACCCACCGCGCCTGCGGCTCCTCGCAACGTGAGCGACGCTTCTGGAACGTCGGGGTCGGGAGGCGGCGACCTGTCGGGCGGCGGACGAGCTGAACCGGAAGGTAGCTGGAGACCCCAAGGAGGCATTCATCTTAGAGGCATCCCAGCTTTCGATCGACATCACCAGGTTGCCCGACTGGGGTTGTTCCGTGAGGGTCGGCGTTCCGAACGATGTGGTGGAAGCTGCGGAACGGAAGGCCCTGCGGCGGCTGGCCGGCAAGGCTCGGCTCAAGGGATTCAGAAAGGGGCGCGCCCCGGAGGCTGTCGTGAAGTCCCGTTTCGGCGAAGCCGCGAGAGATGAGGCCCGTGAGGCCGTGGCCGAGCAGGCGTTCGCCGTCACGGTCGCGGAGCACGACCTCATCCCCATTACCAATGCCCGGGCGCGCGAATTCGAGGAGGGAGACGAGGCGCTGACCTTCGTACTGGAGTTCGACCTCAAACCCGAGGTCACCGTGGGTCGCTCGGGAGGATTCGTCGTGGAGCGCGCAGTCCCGCAGGTCACGGACGAGAATGTTGACAAGTACATGGACCGCTTGCAGGCGAAACTCGAGGAGGCCGAGGATACCTCGGAAGGTCTCGAGCTCCACGCTTCGATGGGGTTCGCCGATGTCGAGCAGTTCAGAAATAACGTTCGGGCGGAGATGGAGAAGGAAGCCGAAAGGTTCGCGTCCGAACAGGTGCAAAGAGCACTGGAGAGGGCGTTTGTCGACGCCAATCCGGTAGATCCTCCCAGGTCGGTCGTGGTTCGAATCCTCAGGCAGATGCTGGCCCGCATCGTCCCGGAGAGCGAAGAAAAAGCTGCTGAACTGATCGAGACCCTTCGACCCGCCGCCGAGTTCGAGGCCCGCCGCGGACTGCTCTTCGACGCGCTGGTCGACACCGAGGGACTGGATGCCGACGAGGTCGAGGTG from the Gemmatimonadota bacterium genome contains:
- a CDS encoding sigma-54-dependent Fis family transcriptional regulator; this translates as MSGRRVLVSTHDLVRARSLKDAFAELGIRVEMVTPDEELSREADAGLLVVTGGALPGRLGEQAHLELSVPVFAVASGRKGTPGRSADAGRSSGPWDRTDGDRVDESFTADAADADIAHIGVRRMKMLRLQEETGIIGSTEAMREALEQVVHFGPVEATVLITGESGTGKELFARGIHRLSARRVKPFIAVNVGALSDSLLESELFGHEKGAFTGAVDRRKGLFELADSGTIFLDEIGEMPSATQTNLLRVLEQREFHRVGGEETVNVDVRIVAATNRDLPEVVVKGDFRRDLYYRLNVLSIRLPPLRERRADVPELVAAFVAESSERHGLSPPEIPPETMETLMAHSWPGNVRELRNLVESMVILAPRSPARPVLPDDLPYEVRRGGTLGGGVALVPAGPPGERRDSGRSGPELAVILRSLMELRTDLDELRGEFELFKSSGWKPSAPVVGRIASGSAVPEGELVEVVDLDETEARPDSGTHSPSKTPGKGSVEEVPVEGVSVEDEPSSADSSLFRPGMTMTELEREAIRATLDATGGNRREAAKILGIGERTLYRKISKYELS